The following coding sequences are from one Cercospora beticola chromosome 4, complete sequence window:
- a CDS encoding uncharacterized protein (BUSCO:EOG09264O3B), with translation MDAGKDNANPTIINPNDLPSRRRSTPSAAKPQGIFDALVPQYPSFLDAAAARDAEVLSDVSDPASSDDDEREEIDEQEVYDLISTITDPEHPLSLGSLGVVNLEDIKIIPPTSPRSRISSVQVLITPTTSACSLTTVIGLGVKVRLMNALPPRFRVDVRIKEGTSSSADEANKQLGDKERVAAAMENRNLINMVNHMLSSCQ, from the coding sequence atgGACGCCGGCAAGGACAACGCGAATCCCACCATCATCAACCCAAACGACCTGCCGTCCCGCCGCCGCTCTACGCCCTCTGCAGCGAAGCCGCAAGGAATCTTCGATGCATTGGTGCCGCAGTACCCAAGCTTTCTCGACGCCGCGGCCGCGCGCGACGCTGAGGTCTTGTCTGATGTCTCAGATCCTGCCTCgtcagacgacgacgagcgcGAGGAAATAGACGAGCAAGAAGTTTACGACCTAATCTCCACCATCACCGACCCCGAGCATCCACTCTCGCTGGGTTCGCTGGGAGTCGTGAACCTGGAAGACATCAAGATTATCCCGCCGACTTCTCCACGGTCCCGCATTAGTTCTGTGCAGGTGCTCATCACGCCTACCACCTCGGCCTGTTCGCTGACCACCGTCATTGGACTCGGCGTCAAGGTTCGATTGATGAATGCCCTGCCTCCACGTTTCCGAGTGGACGTGCGCATTAAGGAGGGAACCTCTTCATCGGCAGACGAAGCGAACAAGCAACTCGGCGACAAGGAACGGGTGGCGGCCGCCATGGAAAATCGCAACTTGATCAACATGGTGAACCACATGTTATCCTCATGCCAGTAG